The Candidatus Bathyarchaeota archaeon genome includes a region encoding these proteins:
- a CDS encoding DUF655 domain-containing protein: MEKSKKYEEYARILDYLPHGRPTRERATFRAEPTIQLIGEAYFTLLEAIAKEGATFAPRERVYVGKDLRDKIEHITGRISYDELTSNAKSELPVVIEEIVKAQEQRFMEFFNQAQAVTPRMHALELIPGIGKKYMWAIIKAREAKPFQSFEDLKARTDLPDPVKLLTKRIIEELTGETKYRFFTRAP, translated from the coding sequence ATGGAAAAGTCCAAAAAATACGAGGAGTACGCGCGCATCCTGGATTATCTTCCCCACGGGAGGCCTACCCGGGAAAGGGCAACCTTTAGAGCAGAGCCAACCATTCAACTTATTGGCGAGGCCTACTTCACTCTACTTGAGGCCATTGCCAAGGAAGGAGCTACCTTTGCTCCACGTGAGAGAGTTTACGTTGGGAAAGATCTAAGAGATAAAATTGAACATATCACTGGACGCATTAGTTACGATGAACTCACCTCCAACGCGAAAAGCGAATTGCCGGTAGTCATCGAAGAAATAGTAAAAGCACAAGAGCAGCGATTCATGGAGTTTTTCAATCAAGCGCAAGCTGTAACCCCAAGGATGCATGCACTTGAGCTTATACCGGGAATTGGGAAAAAATACATGTGGGCAATTATCAAGGCAAGGGAGGCGAAACCCTTCCAGAGTTTTGAGGATCTTAAGGCAAGAACAGATTTGCCAGACCCCGTCAAGTTACTTACTAAACGAATAATTGAGGAGCTCACTGGTGAAACTAAGTACCGGTTTTTCACTCGCGCTCCATAA
- a CDS encoding RNA polymerase Rpb4, translating into MPKKYLQEKIISIPEVKKILETRGTAELDQFQQRTLDYTIKFSKIDLEKAEELINKLVKTFALEIGEAVQIVNCMPSSIEELRVFFTAGKRKIIAGSQLEEMLNLLDEYRKKE; encoded by the coding sequence TTGCCTAAGAAATATCTGCAAGAAAAAATTATCTCAATTCCTGAAGTTAAAAAAATCTTGGAGACGAGAGGTACCGCTGAACTAGACCAGTTTCAACAAAGAACATTGGATTATACAATAAAATTCTCTAAAATAGATCTGGAAAAGGCAGAGGAATTAATAAATAAACTTGTTAAGACATTTGCCCTGGAAATAGGAGAAGCAGTTCAAATCGTAAACTGCATGCCAAGCAGTATAGAGGAATTACGGGTATTTTTTACTGCTGGGAAGCGAAAAATAATCGCTGGTTCTCAACTTGAAGAAATGTTGAATCTTCTAGATGAGTATCGAAAAAAAGAATAG
- a CDS encoding 50S ribosomal protein L21e, with protein MSKTKGYRVKTRSLFRKCPRETGMRPLGRLLHEYNVGDKVVIMIDPAFHKGMPHRRYHGKVGVIQEKRGRAYVISLEAPGAKTVIARPEHIKPYQ; from the coding sequence ATGTCGAAGACAAAAGGCTACCGTGTCAAGACAAGATCCCTCTTCAGAAAATGTCCACGAGAAACAGGGATGCGCCCACTAGGTCGTTTACTTCATGAATATAATGTAGGCGATAAAGTAGTTATCATGATTGATCCCGCGTTTCACAAGGGTATGCCGCACCGGCGTTATCATGGAAAGGTTGGGGTTATACAAGAGAAAAGAGGGCGTGCCTACGTTATCAGTTTGGAAGCTCCGGGAGCAAAAACAGTAATCGCTAGGCCCGAGCACATTAAACCCTATCAATAA